In Prescottella soli, a genomic segment contains:
- a CDS encoding nucleoside deaminase — MSESGSTDRSVTETEFRHLRRCVELAAEALAAGDEPFGSVLATADGTAVAEDRNRIADGDSTRHPEFELARWAAENLSAGERAGATVYTSGEHCPMCAAAHAWVGLGRIVYVASTAQLVAWLDEMGVPPAPVRPLPIQDVAPGVTVVGPIPELVEDVHLLHRRLHGA; from the coding sequence GTGTCCGAATCCGGGAGCACCGATCGATCGGTGACCGAGACCGAGTTCCGGCACCTGCGGCGCTGCGTCGAACTGGCCGCCGAGGCACTGGCGGCTGGCGACGAGCCGTTCGGGTCGGTCCTGGCCACCGCGGACGGCACCGCCGTCGCGGAGGACCGCAACCGCATCGCCGACGGTGACAGCACCCGGCATCCCGAGTTCGAACTGGCTCGCTGGGCCGCCGAGAACCTGAGCGCCGGGGAACGTGCCGGCGCGACGGTGTACACGTCGGGGGAGCACTGCCCGATGTGCGCGGCCGCGCACGCGTGGGTGGGACTGGGCCGGATCGTGTACGTCGCCTCCACCGCGCAGCTGGTGGCGTGGCTGGACGAGATGGGGGTGCCGCCGGCGCCGGTCCGTCCGCTGCCGATCCAGGACGTCGCGCCGGGCGTGACCGTCGTGGGCCCGATCCCGGAACTGGTCGAGGACGTGCACCTGCTGCACCGCCGGCTCCACGGGGCGTGA
- the gndA gene encoding NADP-dependent phosphogluconate dehydrogenase, with translation MTIDSTEAARAQIGVTGLAVMGSNIARNFARHGHTVALHNRSIAKTDALLAEHGDEGDFVRTETIEEFVGALQKPRRVLIMVKAGDATDAVIEELADAMEPGDIIIDGGNALYTDTIRREAALRERGLHFVGAGISGGEEGALNGPSIMPGGPKESYKALGPLLESISAHVDGTPCCTHIGPDGSGHFVKMVHNGIEYADMQLIGEAYNLFRDALGFDAEKIADVFTEWNGGDLESYLVEITAEVLRQKDAKTGKALVDVIVDAAEQKGTGRWTVKSALDLGVPVTGIAEAVFARALSGSREQRKAARDLASGELGAKPTDVEQFTEDIRRALYASKIVAYAQGFDQIRAGSEEYGWNLTPGDLATIWRGGCIIRARFLNRIKEAYDTNPDLTSLIVEPYFREAIENAIDSWRRVVVTATTLGIPVPAFASSLSYYDGLRAERLPAALTQGQRDFFGAHTYERVDMPGKFHTLWSGDRSEVEA, from the coding sequence ATGACCATCGACAGCACCGAGGCTGCCCGCGCCCAGATCGGCGTCACCGGGCTCGCCGTTATGGGATCCAACATCGCCCGCAACTTCGCCCGCCACGGACACACGGTGGCTCTGCACAACCGCAGCATCGCGAAGACCGACGCGCTCCTGGCCGAGCATGGCGACGAGGGCGACTTCGTCCGCACCGAGACCATCGAGGAGTTCGTCGGCGCGCTGCAGAAGCCGCGACGCGTGCTGATCATGGTCAAGGCCGGCGACGCTACTGACGCGGTCATCGAGGAGCTCGCCGACGCGATGGAGCCCGGCGACATCATCATCGACGGCGGCAACGCGCTGTACACCGACACGATCCGCCGCGAGGCGGCGCTGCGCGAGCGCGGACTGCACTTCGTCGGCGCGGGGATCTCCGGCGGCGAGGAGGGCGCGCTCAACGGCCCGTCGATCATGCCGGGCGGCCCCAAGGAGTCGTACAAGGCGCTGGGCCCGCTGCTCGAGTCGATCTCGGCGCACGTCGACGGCACCCCGTGCTGCACGCACATCGGCCCGGACGGCTCCGGCCACTTCGTGAAGATGGTGCACAACGGCATCGAGTACGCCGACATGCAGCTCATCGGCGAGGCGTACAACCTGTTCCGCGACGCGCTCGGCTTCGACGCCGAGAAGATCGCCGACGTGTTCACCGAGTGGAACGGCGGCGACCTCGAGAGCTACCTGGTGGAGATCACCGCGGAGGTGCTGCGGCAGAAGGACGCCAAGACCGGCAAGGCACTGGTGGACGTGATCGTCGACGCCGCCGAGCAGAAGGGCACCGGCCGCTGGACGGTCAAGTCCGCGCTCGACCTGGGTGTGCCGGTCACCGGCATCGCAGAGGCCGTCTTCGCCCGCGCCCTGTCCGGCTCGCGTGAGCAGCGCAAGGCCGCCCGTGACCTGGCGTCGGGTGAGCTGGGTGCCAAGCCGACCGATGTCGAGCAGTTCACCGAGGACATCCGCCGCGCGCTGTACGCGTCGAAGATCGTCGCGTACGCGCAGGGCTTCGACCAGATCCGCGCCGGGAGCGAGGAGTACGGCTGGAATCTCACCCCCGGCGATCTCGCGACCATCTGGCGCGGCGGCTGCATCATCCGTGCCCGCTTCCTGAACCGGATCAAGGAGGCATACGACACCAACCCGGATCTGACGTCGCTGATCGTCGAGCCGTACTTCCGTGAGGCGATCGAGAACGCGATCGACAGCTGGCGTCGGGTCGTCGTCACCGCGACCACGCTCGGCATCCCGGTGCCCGCGTTCGCGTCCTCGCTGTCGTACTACGACGGCCTGCGCGCCGAGCGCCTGCCGGCCGCGCTGACCCAGGGTCAGCGCGACTTCTTCGGCGCCCACACCTACGAGCGCGTCGACATGCCGGGCAAGTTCCACACCCTCTGGAGCGGTGACCGCTCCGAGGTCGAGGCCTGA
- a CDS encoding DEAD/DEAH box helicase, with product MNDGDNAELEAPSTDAPEATFAEIGLPEPVVAALARNSITVPSPIQAMAIPDAIAGKNILGRAQTGSGKTLAFGLPMLARLARHDDRPAPKRPRALVLVPTRELAFQVVDSLTPYAGSLGLNVRAAVGGTPFTKQVDQLRRGVDILVATPGRLGDHLRQNTCVLDEIEMTALDEADQMADMGFLPEVRSLLGDTPDDSQRLLFSATLDNDVQALVREFLPQHELHSTQDGRASVTTMDHYVLLVERGQKDAVLAEIASRKGGRTIMFARTKLGTEGVVERLREQGVAAEALHGGKAQNQRTRVLERFKNGRTPVLVATDVAARGIHVDGIDLVVHVDPPQDHKDYLHRAGRTARAGEAGVVAAIVLPNQRRQFRRLTGMAGVDATAVPVFPGSEELAAITGAQAPSGEPVRESYFRPDRDGRGDRRSFGDRGPRREGGFRGHSSNRDDRGPRRDFGDRGPRRDGDGGGFRGNRDDRPRRDFGDRNQGDRSFGDRGPRRDFDGPRRDFGDRDNRAPRRDGDGGGFRGNRDDRGPRRDFADRGNRSFGDRNDRGDRSFGDRDRGPRRDFGDRDNRGSGYSRDDRPRRDFGDRRNDGGGFRENRGERSFGDRDRGPRRDNDHRAPRRDFENRGPRRDFDNRGPRRDGDGRDFRGNRDDRPRRDFDNRDNRDSRGPRRDFDSRPPRRDGDTRGERSFGDRRQGGAQPEQRSNGFRSRTERRSYDGFTGPSRDRNQ from the coding sequence CTGAACGACGGCGACAACGCCGAGCTCGAGGCGCCGTCCACCGACGCGCCCGAGGCCACGTTCGCCGAAATCGGCCTGCCCGAGCCCGTCGTGGCCGCGCTGGCCCGCAACTCGATCACCGTGCCGTCGCCGATCCAGGCGATGGCGATCCCGGACGCGATCGCCGGCAAGAACATCCTCGGCCGCGCCCAGACCGGCTCGGGCAAGACCCTGGCCTTCGGCCTGCCGATGCTGGCGCGCCTGGCCCGCCACGACGACCGTCCGGCGCCGAAGCGCCCGCGCGCGCTGGTGCTGGTTCCCACCCGTGAGCTGGCGTTCCAGGTGGTCGACTCGCTCACCCCGTACGCCGGCAGCCTCGGGCTGAACGTGCGCGCCGCGGTGGGCGGCACCCCCTTCACGAAGCAGGTCGACCAGCTGCGGCGCGGCGTCGACATCCTCGTCGCCACCCCCGGACGCCTCGGCGACCACCTGCGGCAGAACACGTGCGTGCTCGACGAGATCGAGATGACCGCGCTCGACGAGGCCGACCAGATGGCCGACATGGGCTTCCTGCCCGAGGTCCGGTCACTGCTCGGCGATACCCCCGACGACAGCCAGCGACTGCTGTTCTCGGCGACGCTCGACAACGACGTGCAGGCCCTGGTCCGCGAATTCCTGCCCCAGCACGAGCTGCATTCGACGCAGGACGGCCGCGCGTCGGTCACCACGATGGACCACTACGTGCTTCTCGTCGAACGCGGCCAGAAGGACGCCGTGCTCGCCGAGATCGCGTCCCGCAAGGGCGGCCGGACCATCATGTTCGCGCGCACCAAGCTGGGCACCGAGGGTGTCGTCGAACGCCTGCGGGAGCAGGGTGTCGCGGCCGAGGCCCTGCACGGTGGCAAGGCACAGAACCAGCGCACCCGCGTGCTCGAGCGGTTCAAGAACGGTCGCACCCCGGTGCTGGTGGCGACCGACGTCGCGGCCCGCGGCATCCACGTCGACGGCATCGACCTCGTCGTCCACGTCGATCCGCCGCAGGACCACAAGGACTACCTGCACCGCGCGGGTCGCACCGCCCGCGCCGGCGAGGCCGGCGTGGTCGCCGCGATCGTGCTGCCGAACCAGCGTCGCCAGTTCCGTCGCCTCACCGGCATGGCGGGCGTCGACGCCACCGCAGTCCCGGTCTTCCCCGGCTCCGAGGAGCTGGCCGCGATCACCGGCGCTCAGGCGCCGAGCGGAGAGCCGGTGCGCGAGAGCTACTTCCGCCCCGACCGCGACGGCCGCGGCGACCGTCGTTCGTTCGGCGACCGCGGACCTCGCCGCGAGGGTGGCTTCCGAGGACACTCGAGCAACCGCGACGATCGCGGACCCCGCCGGGACTTCGGCGACCGTGGCCCGCGCCGTGACGGCGACGGCGGCGGTTTCCGGGGCAACCGGGACGACCGTCCGCGCCGCGACTTCGGTGACCGCAACCAGGGTGACCGCAGCTTCGGGGATCGCGGCCCGCGCCGCGACTTCGACGGCCCGCGCCGGGACTTCGGCGATCGGGACAACCGGGCGCCGCGCCGCGACGGTGACGGCGGCGGCTTCCGCGGCAACCGCGACGATCGCGGTCCCCGCCGCGACTTCGCGGACCGCGGCAACCGCTCGTTCGGAGATCGCAACGACCGCGGCGATCGCAGCTTCGGTGATCGCGATCGTGGCCCGCGCCGCGACTTCGGCGACCGCGACAACCGCGGTTCGGGCTACAGCCGCGACGACCGTCCGCGCCGGGACTTCGGTGACCGTCGCAACGACGGCGGCGGCTTCCGCGAGAACCGTGGCGAGCGCAGCTTCGGCGATCGCGATCGTGGACCGCGTCGCGACAACGACCATCGCGCGCCGCGCCGCGACTTCGAGAACCGCGGACCGCGTCGGGACTTCGACAACCGTGGCCCGCGCCGCGACGGCGACGGCCGGGACTTCCGGGGCAACCGGGACGACCGTCCGCGCCGCGACTTCGACAACCGCGACAACCGCGACAGCCGCGGTCCCCGCCGCGACTTCGACAGTCGTCCGCCCCGCCGGGACGGCGACACCCGCGGCGAGCGCAGCTTCGGCGACCGCCGTCAGGGTGGCGCGCAGCCCGAGCAGCGTTCCAACGGGTTCCGCAGCCGCACCGAGCGTCGCAGTTACGACGGCTTCACCGGCCCGAGCCGGGATCGTAACCAGTAG
- a CDS encoding M56 family metallopeptidase: protein MNAPTALAFGVLALLLTGPVPALLSRAQWPFRSPRAALVLWQAIALAAVLSAFSSGLAIASRLLVPGRDGRPTTEPMAEIDALGLPLWILYVVVFGLTLLIGGKLIFSIVRVAVHTRRRRARHRMLVDLLDRGDVDLSATLKRLPDVRVLDAAEPIAYCLPGLRQRVVLSEGTLNSLNDAEVTAILTHERSHLRARHDLVLEAFTAVHQAFPRVVRSKSALGSVQLLVELLADDSAVKVTGPGPLARALVTCAGSTAPRGAMAVGGPSTLVRVQRLSGAGADVRVAAAAYFAAAAILVVPTIAVAVPWLVELSRLFSPAQP from the coding sequence ATGAACGCCCCCACGGCGCTTGCATTCGGGGTGCTCGCGCTCCTCCTGACGGGTCCCGTGCCGGCGCTGCTGAGCCGTGCGCAGTGGCCGTTCCGCTCGCCCCGCGCCGCCCTGGTCCTCTGGCAGGCGATCGCGTTGGCCGCGGTGCTGTCGGCATTCAGTTCCGGACTGGCGATCGCCAGCCGCCTCCTCGTTCCCGGCCGGGACGGCCGTCCCACGACGGAGCCGATGGCCGAGATCGACGCGCTCGGGCTGCCGCTGTGGATTCTGTACGTCGTCGTCTTCGGCCTCACGCTGCTGATCGGCGGGAAGCTGATCTTCTCGATCGTGCGGGTGGCCGTGCACACCCGTCGCCGTCGCGCACGGCACCGCATGCTCGTCGACCTGCTCGACCGCGGTGACGTCGACCTCTCGGCGACGCTCAAGCGACTCCCCGACGTCCGTGTCCTCGACGCCGCCGAACCGATCGCATACTGCCTGCCGGGGCTGCGGCAGCGCGTCGTCCTCAGCGAGGGGACGCTGAACTCGCTCAACGACGCCGAGGTCACCGCGATCCTCACCCACGAGCGCTCGCACCTGCGCGCCCGCCACGACCTGGTGCTCGAGGCGTTCACCGCCGTGCACCAGGCGTTCCCGCGGGTGGTCCGGTCCAAGTCGGCTCTCGGGTCGGTGCAGTTGCTCGTCGAACTGCTGGCCGACGACTCCGCCGTCAAGGTCACCGGCCCGGGTCCGCTCGCCCGCGCCCTGGTCACGTGCGCCGGATCCACCGCCCCCCGCGGCGCGATGGCGGTCGGCGGGCCGAGCACCCTGGTTCGGGTCCAGCGTCTCAGCGGCGCCGGCGCGGACGTGCGGGTCGCGGCGGCCGCCTACTTCGCCGCGGCCGCGATCCTGGTGGTCCCGACGATCGCCGTCGCGGTGCCGTGGCTGGTGGAGCTGAGCCGCCTGTTCTCGCCGGCGCAGCCCTGA
- a CDS encoding BlaI/MecI/CopY family transcriptional regulator has translation MAGLGELERAVMDHLWSMSEPQTVRQVHEALASRRELAYTTVMTVLQRLAKKHLVIQQRDDRAHRYVPVHGRDELVASLMVDALQQADASGERAAALVHFVGQVGADEAAALREALAALEESEAEKAQKASQPTPMHAPGTAGLHPGTGRAS, from the coding sequence ATGGCTGGACTCGGCGAGCTCGAACGTGCAGTGATGGATCACCTGTGGTCCATGTCGGAACCTCAGACGGTGCGGCAGGTACACGAGGCCCTCGCTTCGCGACGGGAGCTGGCGTACACCACGGTGATGACCGTCCTGCAGCGGCTGGCGAAGAAGCATCTCGTCATCCAGCAGCGCGACGACCGAGCCCACCGCTACGTCCCGGTACACGGCCGCGACGAGCTGGTCGCGAGCCTCATGGTCGACGCGCTGCAGCAGGCCGACGCCTCCGGTGAGCGCGCCGCCGCACTCGTCCACTTCGTCGGACAGGTCGGCGCCGACGAGGCCGCTGCCCTGCGTGAGGCGCTCGCCGCGCTCGAGGAGTCCGAGGCCGAGAAGGCGCAGAAGGCTTCCCAGCCGACCCCGATGCACGCGCCGGGAACCGCCGGTCTGCACCCGGGCACCGGCCGGGCGAGCTGA
- a CDS encoding alpha/beta hydrolase → MSQWLDRLSLVSGPLPVLVAICGVAGAGWLVASRRRWFLRWALPLSLITAAAATLVLYVVVERVWRPFPDPIEKSVYAWIGVGLWAALLLVPRALAGRRWTIPVSVVAVGAVVLAVGLQINQIFYAYPTVGTALGLPDPDRIDFAQVPPPTGPVVTGRPLEEAWAPQAPSDMPSSGKYATVPIPGEKSGYTARDAVVYLPPAYFSSPRPLLPVLVLLAGQPGSPEDWLNGGKLTATMDEFARAHHGLTPVVVVADGTGSQLANPLCLDSKLGNVATYLAVDVPAWTKSHLQVNPDPRAWAVGGLSYGGTCALQLATNYPQVYPTFLDLSGQEEPTLGDRKRTVDEAFGGDEAAFVAVNPMDLMKTRRYPDTAGIIVVGSRDDAYRGGAQKVFEAAKGAGMDVQYVEVPGAHSFSVWSAGLRDELDWLAKRLGLIA, encoded by the coding sequence GTGTCGCAGTGGCTCGATCGTCTCTCGTTGGTCTCCGGGCCACTGCCTGTCCTCGTCGCGATCTGCGGCGTCGCCGGGGCCGGCTGGCTCGTCGCGAGTCGGCGCCGATGGTTCCTGCGGTGGGCGCTGCCGCTGTCGCTGATCACGGCGGCGGCGGCCACGCTCGTCCTCTACGTCGTCGTCGAGCGCGTGTGGCGGCCGTTTCCGGACCCGATCGAGAAGTCGGTCTACGCGTGGATCGGCGTCGGGCTGTGGGCGGCACTGCTGCTGGTTCCCCGGGCGCTCGCCGGCCGCCGGTGGACGATCCCGGTGTCCGTCGTCGCAGTCGGGGCCGTCGTGCTCGCCGTCGGACTGCAGATCAACCAGATCTTCTACGCCTACCCGACGGTCGGGACGGCGTTGGGGCTGCCGGATCCCGACCGGATCGACTTCGCGCAGGTCCCGCCCCCGACCGGCCCGGTCGTCACCGGGCGGCCCCTCGAGGAGGCGTGGGCGCCACAGGCGCCGAGTGACATGCCGTCCAGTGGGAAGTACGCGACAGTGCCGATCCCCGGCGAGAAGTCCGGCTACACCGCGCGCGACGCCGTCGTCTACCTCCCGCCCGCCTACTTCAGCTCCCCACGGCCGCTGCTGCCGGTGCTGGTGCTGCTAGCCGGGCAGCCAGGCTCGCCCGAGGACTGGCTCAACGGCGGCAAGCTCACCGCGACGATGGACGAGTTCGCGCGGGCGCACCACGGCCTCACACCCGTGGTCGTCGTCGCCGACGGCACCGGATCGCAGCTCGCCAACCCGCTGTGCCTCGATTCGAAGCTCGGGAACGTCGCCACGTACCTGGCCGTCGACGTGCCGGCCTGGACGAAGTCGCATCTGCAGGTGAACCCGGATCCGCGGGCGTGGGCCGTCGGCGGCCTGTCCTACGGCGGGACGTGCGCGCTGCAGTTGGCGACGAACTACCCGCAGGTGTATCCGACGTTCCTCGACCTGTCGGGGCAGGAGGAGCCGACGCTCGGCGATCGCAAACGCACCGTCGACGAGGCGTTCGGTGGTGACGAGGCCGCGTTCGTCGCCGTGAATCCGATGGATCTGATGAAGACGCGCCGCTATCCGGACACGGCGGGGATCATCGTCGTGGGCTCCCGCGACGACGCCTACCGGGGCGGGGCGCAGAAGGTGTTCGAGGCCGCGAAGGGCGCAGGCATGGACGTGCAGTACGTGGAGGTGCCGGGGGCGCACAGCTTCTCGGTGTGGTCCGCCGGGCTGCGTGACGAACTCGACTGGCTGGCGAAGCGGTTGGGGCTGATCGCGTGA
- a CDS encoding bifunctional lysylphosphatidylglycerol flippase/synthetase MprF, protein MNALRRYARRVVDLLRYGAAGAPVSISLLALIWVLGFASDSVAHGRAQFVDRHLAVGIGPIEHWRLWTPLTAGLWTNGLVGYLGATALVFLVAAPLERRIGSGRFAISALVTQVAGTALGLAVAAVVKLLDSGWGFRLHIGTAVGPTTWILGTAMVASASMDTLWRRRIRVGLLALTITLVLFAGQLQDVIRLGAVVVGLCLGPWIVGRSARGPRITGTRREGRVLVAIVVAATSIGTMLAALSPHAVGPLAVLRDLFRGAPWTAAEVREICEEAPSGPDCRRGELDLRLSGVGPTLLSLMPSVFLLVLCDGLRRGRRFAWIASTVAQVVLLALSVLNFVVRYVDFVHGQTLFYGLESPSVYRTLAPFLTPLALLILLVATRKLFDVSAPPKTYRRLFGKLAVLVVALGVLYVLGGLWARNGFDRRPTVGTLIADFPERLVPPVYLQLLDPRLLPVDWASTLLYEWTGVVFWVVACVLVAATFLRPAYGADSGAAERAREILTSGSGSALSWMTTWRGNSYWFGPGGDSYVAYRVIGGVALTTGGPVGPPNRVRDDVAGFAEFASANGWIPCFYSVTGDVRDAADAHGWVTVQVAEETVLDLGSIAFTGKKFQDVRTALNKAAKSGITAEWIDLHTAPLAITDQITAISEEWVADKGMPEMGFTLGGLQEMDDPEVRCLVAVDEERTVHGVTSWLPVHRDGRVVGWTLDFMRRRAEGFRPSMEFLIASAALLLEQEGAEFVSLSGAPLATVRQEAETVPVDVRPGLSEALDSVLEMLGQTLEPVYGFRSLLAFKSKFQPRYDPMYMCFADPVALPSIGNAIGRAYLPDVSFGQGVRLVRSLIQR, encoded by the coding sequence GTGAACGCGTTGCGGCGCTATGCCCGCCGGGTCGTCGACCTGCTCCGGTACGGAGCCGCCGGGGCCCCGGTCAGCATCAGCCTGCTGGCGCTGATCTGGGTGCTCGGCTTCGCGTCCGACTCCGTCGCGCACGGGCGCGCACAGTTCGTGGACCGGCACCTGGCGGTCGGGATCGGCCCGATCGAGCACTGGCGGCTGTGGACGCCGCTCACCGCCGGGCTGTGGACGAACGGGCTCGTCGGCTACCTCGGGGCCACCGCGCTGGTCTTCCTGGTCGCGGCGCCGCTCGAACGCCGCATCGGATCGGGCCGGTTCGCGATCTCCGCGCTCGTGACGCAGGTCGCGGGCACGGCGCTCGGGTTGGCCGTGGCCGCGGTGGTCAAGCTGCTCGACTCCGGCTGGGGTTTCCGGCTGCACATCGGGACCGCGGTCGGTCCCACGACCTGGATCCTCGGTACCGCGATGGTGGCCAGCGCGTCGATGGACACGCTGTGGCGCCGGCGGATCCGCGTCGGTCTGCTCGCGCTGACGATCACGCTGGTGCTGTTCGCCGGCCAACTGCAGGACGTGATCCGGCTCGGCGCCGTCGTGGTGGGACTGTGCCTGGGGCCGTGGATCGTGGGCCGTTCGGCCCGCGGGCCGCGGATCACCGGCACCCGCCGCGAGGGCCGGGTGCTGGTCGCCATCGTGGTGGCGGCCACCTCGATCGGCACGATGCTCGCGGCGCTCTCGCCGCACGCCGTCGGGCCGCTCGCGGTGCTGCGTGACCTGTTCCGCGGTGCGCCGTGGACGGCGGCGGAGGTGCGCGAGATCTGCGAGGAGGCGCCGTCCGGTCCGGACTGCCGGCGCGGCGAACTCGACCTGCGCCTGTCCGGTGTCGGCCCGACGCTGCTGAGCCTGATGCCGTCGGTGTTCCTGCTGGTGCTGTGCGACGGGCTGCGCCGGGGGCGGCGGTTCGCGTGGATCGCCTCCACCGTCGCGCAGGTGGTGCTGCTGGCGCTGTCGGTGCTGAACTTCGTGGTCCGGTACGTCGACTTCGTCCACGGGCAGACGCTGTTCTACGGGCTCGAGTCGCCCAGCGTGTACCGCACCCTCGCGCCGTTCCTGACGCCGCTGGCGCTGCTGATCCTGCTGGTCGCGACCCGCAAACTGTTCGACGTCTCGGCACCCCCGAAGACCTACCGGCGCCTGTTCGGCAAGCTCGCGGTCCTGGTCGTCGCGCTCGGCGTGCTCTACGTCCTCGGCGGGCTGTGGGCGCGGAACGGATTCGACCGGCGGCCGACCGTGGGCACCCTGATCGCGGACTTCCCGGAACGGCTGGTGCCGCCGGTGTACCTGCAGCTGCTCGATCCGCGCCTGCTGCCCGTGGACTGGGCGTCGACGCTGCTGTACGAGTGGACGGGCGTGGTGTTCTGGGTGGTCGCGTGCGTGCTGGTGGCGGCGACGTTCCTGCGGCCGGCGTACGGCGCCGACAGCGGTGCCGCCGAGCGGGCGCGCGAGATCCTCACGTCCGGGTCGGGCAGCGCGCTGTCGTGGATGACGACCTGGCGCGGCAACTCGTACTGGTTCGGGCCCGGCGGCGACAGCTACGTCGCCTACCGCGTGATCGGGGGCGTCGCGCTCACCACCGGCGGTCCGGTGGGGCCGCCGAACCGGGTGCGCGACGACGTCGCGGGCTTCGCCGAGTTCGCGTCCGCCAACGGCTGGATCCCGTGCTTCTACTCGGTCACCGGCGACGTCCGTGATGCCGCGGACGCGCACGGCTGGGTGACCGTGCAGGTGGCCGAGGAGACGGTGCTGGATCTGGGGTCGATCGCGTTCACCGGCAAGAAGTTCCAGGACGTGCGCACCGCCCTCAACAAGGCCGCGAAATCGGGGATCACCGCCGAGTGGATCGACCTCCACACCGCCCCGCTCGCGATCACCGACCAGATCACGGCGATCTCCGAGGAATGGGTCGCGGACAAGGGCATGCCCGAGATGGGATTCACCCTCGGCGGGCTGCAGGAGATGGACGACCCGGAGGTGCGGTGCCTGGTCGCCGTCGACGAGGAGCGCACCGTGCACGGGGTGACGTCGTGGCTACCGGTCCACCGGGACGGCCGGGTGGTCGGCTGGACGCTCGACTTCATGCGGCGCCGCGCCGAGGGCTTCCGCCCGTCGATGGAGTTCCTCATCGCCTCGGCCGCGCTGCTGCTCGAGCAGGAGGGCGCCGAGTTCGTGAGCCTGTCCGGCGCGCCGCTGGCCACCGTCCGGCAGGAGGCGGAGACCGTTCCCGTGGACGTGCGCCCCGGCCTGTCCGAGGCGCTGGACTCGGTGCTCGAGATGCTCGGCCAGACCCTCGAACCGGTGTACGGGTTCCGGTCGCTGCTGGCGTTCAAGTCGAAGTTCCAGCCGCGCTACGACCCGATGTACATGTGCTTCGCGGACCCGGTGGCGCTGCCGAGCATCGGCAACGCGATCGGCCGCGCCTACCTGCCGGACGTGTCGTTCGGGCAGGGTGTGCGGCTGGTGCGGAGCCTGATCCAGCGCTGA
- a CDS encoding RES family NAD+ phosphorylase, whose amino-acid sequence MSGETTETSETTTRERIALAEPGSQPLDGFPGWLLTPRRRLLRGHKTRNGPWWFASTGGGRFDLDEPRGTCYVAFDERTAVRETVGEVLTSGGVVTAEFAAERSLSTLRVPARRRLADTCAETAADFGLTRELCTLTPYELPRRWATALAGLFDGLRYQTRFTTGPGANAAALFGAAGARDDWPVDDAPEPFGVAARRCGFTVGALPRTVRIVEPPG is encoded by the coding sequence GTGAGCGGGGAGACCACCGAGACCAGCGAGACCACAACCCGGGAGCGGATCGCCCTGGCCGAACCGGGATCCCAGCCGCTCGACGGATTCCCGGGCTGGCTGCTGACCCCGCGCCGCCGCCTGCTGCGCGGGCACAAGACCCGGAACGGGCCGTGGTGGTTCGCGTCGACCGGCGGCGGCCGCTTCGACCTCGACGAGCCGCGCGGCACCTGTTACGTCGCGTTCGACGAGCGCACCGCCGTCCGGGAGACGGTCGGCGAGGTGCTCACCTCCGGCGGCGTCGTCACCGCGGAGTTCGCCGCCGAGCGGTCGCTGTCGACGCTGCGGGTCCCGGCCCGCCGGCGCCTGGCCGACACGTGCGCCGAGACGGCCGCCGACTTCGGGCTCACCCGCGAGCTGTGCACGCTCACCCCGTACGAGCTGCCGCGCCGGTGGGCGACCGCCCTCGCCGGCCTGTTCGACGGGCTCCGCTACCAGACCCGCTTCACCACCGGGCCCGGCGCGAACGCCGCCGCGCTGTTCGGCGCCGCCGGGGCCCGGGACGACTGGCCGGTCGACGACGCGCCCGAGCCGTTCGGGGTGGCCGCGCGGCGCTGCGGGTTCACCGTCGGGGCGCTTCCACGGACCGTCCGCATCGTCGAGCCGCCGGGCTGA
- a CDS encoding VOC family protein: protein MNITIHSAFLPHTDRDATLAFYRDLLGFEVRKEVGYNDMYWITVGHPDQPDTSLVLHPPAADPGITDDERRMITEMMAKGTYAILTLATPDLDDTFAKLAAGDADIVQEPTQQPYGIRDCAVRDPAGNLIRINEVP from the coding sequence ATGAACATCACCATTCACTCCGCCTTCCTGCCGCACACCGACCGCGACGCCACCCTGGCCTTCTACCGCGACCTGCTCGGCTTCGAGGTCCGCAAGGAGGTCGGCTACAACGACATGTACTGGATCACCGTCGGCCACCCGGACCAGCCGGACACCTCCCTGGTCCTGCATCCGCCGGCCGCCGACCCCGGGATCACCGACGACGAGCGCCGCATGATCACCGAGATGATGGCCAAGGGGACGTACGCGATCCTCACCCTGGCCACCCCGGACCTCGACGACACCTTCGCCAAGCTGGCGGCCGGCGACGCCGACATCGTCCAGGAGCCGACCCAGCAGCCGTACGGCATCCGGGACTGCGCCGTCCGCGACCCCGCCGGCAACCTGATCCGCATCAACGAGGTGCCGTGA